In the Kribbella sp. NBC_00482 genome, one interval contains:
- a CDS encoding HAMP domain-containing sensor histidine kinase — MGLRGKLGLIFLLVSALAILVLCVAVYTQAQSARLDRTRSFADERIQLAAQSYDTNDVPVFGAKLDDPDLPPQLREAVLEGKRATFKTGSPHAKMWAAVAVKDGKVLSIEQDYESTDDSMKALQQALILGGIGTVALVALVSVILAGSLSKRIVAVAGTARRIAAGDLDASAAEAVGKGKDEVQSLATALDTMASSLRGQLEAERRFTADVAHDLRTPVTGLTTAAELLPPGRPSELVRDRAKVLRRLVEDLLEIARFDSGVEQADLELVGLGAFVGSAVGRLRMQQSLAPDSVIVRQTGPEETVSTDSRRIERILANLIVNALRHGRPPVEVTISGRTVEVVDHGNGYPEELIAEGPRRFRSGMAERGAGHGLGLTIAVGHAKVLGAELTFGEAPGGGALARLVLPAGPETVL; from the coding sequence ATGGGACTGCGCGGCAAGCTCGGTCTCATCTTCCTGCTGGTCTCGGCGCTCGCGATCCTGGTGCTGTGCGTCGCGGTTTACACCCAGGCCCAGTCGGCCCGGCTGGACCGCACGCGCAGCTTCGCCGACGAGCGGATCCAGCTTGCGGCGCAGAGCTACGACACCAACGACGTACCGGTGTTCGGGGCGAAGCTGGACGATCCGGACCTGCCGCCGCAGTTGCGGGAGGCCGTGCTCGAAGGCAAGCGGGCCACGTTCAAGACCGGGTCGCCGCACGCGAAGATGTGGGCGGCGGTCGCGGTCAAGGACGGCAAGGTGCTCTCGATCGAGCAGGACTACGAGAGCACCGACGACTCCATGAAGGCGTTGCAGCAGGCGCTGATCCTCGGCGGGATCGGCACGGTCGCGCTGGTCGCGCTGGTCAGCGTGATCCTGGCCGGCAGCCTGTCCAAACGGATCGTCGCGGTCGCGGGCACAGCCCGGCGGATCGCGGCCGGCGATCTGGACGCGTCCGCGGCCGAGGCCGTTGGCAAGGGCAAGGACGAGGTCCAGTCGCTGGCGACAGCGCTCGACACGATGGCCAGCTCGCTGCGCGGTCAGCTGGAGGCCGAGCGTCGCTTCACGGCGGACGTCGCGCACGATCTGCGGACGCCGGTGACCGGGCTGACCACCGCCGCCGAGTTGCTGCCGCCGGGCCGCCCCAGCGAACTGGTGCGCGACCGGGCCAAGGTGCTGCGGCGCCTGGTCGAGGATCTCCTGGAGATCGCCCGGTTCGACTCGGGTGTCGAGCAGGCCGATCTGGAGCTGGTCGGGCTCGGCGCGTTCGTGGGTTCGGCGGTCGGACGGCTGCGGATGCAGCAGTCGCTCGCGCCGGACAGCGTGATCGTGCGCCAGACCGGGCCGGAAGAGACGGTGTCGACCGACTCGCGGCGGATCGAGCGGATCCTGGCGAACCTGATCGTCAACGCGTTGCGGCACGGCCGCCCGCCGGTCGAGGTCACGATCAGCGGCCGGACTGTCGAGGTCGTTGACCATGGCAACGGCTACCCGGAGGAACTGATTGCCGAGGGCCCGCGCCGGTTCCGGTCCGGGATGGCCGAGCGCGGCGCCGGGCACGGCCTCGGCCTGACCATCGCGGTCGGGCACGCCAAGGTCTTGGGCGCCGAGCTGACGTTCGGCGAAGCGCCCGGCGGCGGTGCACTCGCCCGCCTCGTGCTACCTGCCGGACCTGAGACGGTGTTGTAA
- a CDS encoding endo-alpha-N-acetylgalactosaminidase family protein — translation MKRSVGCGVLAVALAAGVLSVPSGAHAAGDLTLRSRELTVTVGADFPRVVKYVDNASGQALGGQPDAISTVTIDGVARTAHLAASPTVDGGVDGGRASYTLAFDALPGVELDASLSVAGRVTKFAIDAVRDTETSRVHTIDIPDHDLVSVASTDASATTAFTTLDPDSTRTADKITPVTASTPGDTAATGAAYAFVNTSGLAAGIESNSTYDKPSGPSVDDGARFWHRARKAADGSTRVGVWSGQWTYRADTSPYTEPLPWAKVVVTPDANHDRTVDWEDGAVAFRSIMTEPNGGDQVKNRVITHIPFNFASQATHPFLRTLDDVKRISLATDGLGQMAVLKGYGAEGHDSAHPDYGGNYNTRAGGLTDLNTLLKQGKSWNAAFGVHVNATESYPEANAFSEDLVDKNAKGWNWLNQSYYIKQRPDLASGNIVKRFQQLRDETDKNLQELYIDVYYQSGWLADGLSRQLADQGWQIATEWADRHERTSLWSHWANDLDYGGATNKGLNSQIIRFVRNHEKDVWNNDPILGQTAIVEFEGWTGETDWNAFYANIWQRNLPAKFLQQQKILDWNSGDISFTGGVRGAVESGERTVYVGNAKVLDGDKYLLPWDNNKKLYHYNPTGGHTTWKIPAAFAGTRSFSVYKLTDTGRVKVATAPVRNGSISLDAKAGQPYVVYPDTAPTPRPANWGESSHVKDPGFNAGNLAAWNATGNATISTLENGQHVAELGTKSSAIRQQLTGLTRGRTYSASAWIEVEPGKSRPTTVTVDGVRNQVTRSTAQNMVAADDKHEAYYQRARVVFQAKGSTADLSIGAAAGAAQVRLDDVRVVETTRPAAGLVDDFEHVDQGWGPFVKGDAGGVTDPRTVLVPKHAPYTQAGWNGKLVDDVLDGNWSLKSHEENQGLVYRTAPWTVNFQPGHKYKVSFDYESGRAGQYAWVQGVDRPASVEVKATPIGEQRTKATFDQEFVAGCGGDYWVGLRKLTDGGDQSDFIMDNFAVTDLGTTSQPADCTSVAVSGVTGLVSGEANTVTTTFTNNDVVAASNITLGLTAPDGWTVTATTPATHATVAAGTSVTTTWDVTPPAGTPEGKYPLTATGGQATVSAEATVLPPGTVPQSRIKVADVSSEDVATGGAATSALDGNPSTLWHSAWSEVSTPAGYPHHMTLDLGSTYQVNGFGYLPRQSGTNGMFKGYEIYVSADGQDWGTPVASGQFPNSTAVQRVDFTAKPGRFVKFVGTSSLNGAVFGSAAEFNVYGTH, via the coding sequence ATGAAACGTTCAGTGGGGTGTGGAGTACTGGCTGTAGCGTTGGCTGCCGGTGTGCTGAGCGTGCCATCAGGTGCGCATGCCGCGGGCGACCTCACGCTGCGGTCGCGGGAGTTGACGGTCACCGTCGGGGCGGACTTTCCCCGGGTGGTCAAGTACGTCGACAACGCCTCCGGGCAGGCCCTCGGGGGTCAGCCGGACGCGATCTCGACGGTCACGATCGACGGAGTGGCCCGCACCGCGCATCTCGCCGCGTCGCCGACGGTCGACGGCGGAGTCGACGGCGGGCGAGCGTCGTACACGCTGGCCTTCGACGCCCTGCCCGGCGTCGAGCTGGATGCGAGCCTGAGCGTGGCGGGGCGGGTGACGAAGTTCGCGATCGACGCGGTGCGTGACACCGAGACGAGTCGCGTGCACACGATCGACATCCCGGACCACGACCTGGTCTCGGTGGCGAGTACGGATGCGAGTGCGACGACGGCGTTCACCACGCTGGATCCGGATTCGACCCGGACCGCGGACAAGATCACGCCAGTCACCGCGAGCACGCCGGGCGACACGGCCGCGACCGGAGCGGCGTACGCGTTCGTCAACACCAGCGGGCTCGCGGCGGGCATCGAGTCGAACTCGACGTACGACAAGCCGTCCGGGCCATCGGTCGACGACGGCGCCCGGTTCTGGCACCGCGCCCGCAAGGCCGCCGACGGCAGTACGCGCGTCGGCGTGTGGAGCGGCCAGTGGACGTACCGCGCCGACACGTCGCCGTACACCGAACCGCTCCCCTGGGCGAAGGTCGTCGTCACTCCCGACGCGAACCACGACCGGACGGTCGACTGGGAGGACGGCGCGGTCGCGTTCCGCTCGATCATGACCGAGCCGAACGGCGGCGACCAGGTCAAGAACCGGGTCATCACGCACATCCCGTTCAACTTCGCCAGCCAGGCCACGCACCCGTTCCTGCGGACGCTCGACGACGTCAAGCGGATCTCGCTGGCCACCGACGGCCTCGGCCAGATGGCGGTCCTCAAGGGGTACGGCGCTGAAGGCCACGACTCCGCCCACCCGGACTACGGCGGCAACTACAACACCCGCGCCGGTGGGCTGACCGACCTGAACACGCTGCTCAAGCAGGGCAAGTCCTGGAACGCGGCGTTCGGCGTCCACGTCAACGCGACCGAGTCCTACCCGGAGGCGAACGCGTTCAGCGAGGACCTGGTGGACAAGAACGCCAAGGGCTGGAACTGGCTGAACCAGAGCTACTACATCAAGCAGCGCCCAGATCTTGCCTCCGGCAACATCGTGAAGCGGTTCCAGCAGCTCCGCGACGAGACCGACAAGAACCTGCAGGAGCTGTACATCGACGTGTACTACCAGTCGGGCTGGCTCGCCGACGGCCTGTCCCGGCAGCTCGCCGACCAGGGCTGGCAGATCGCCACCGAGTGGGCCGACCGGCACGAGCGGACGTCGCTGTGGTCGCACTGGGCCAACGACCTCGACTACGGCGGCGCCACCAACAAGGGCCTGAACTCGCAGATCATCCGGTTCGTCCGCAACCACGAGAAGGACGTCTGGAACAACGACCCGATCCTCGGCCAGACCGCGATCGTCGAGTTCGAGGGCTGGACCGGCGAGACCGACTGGAACGCGTTCTACGCCAACATCTGGCAGCGCAACCTGCCCGCGAAGTTCCTGCAGCAGCAGAAGATCCTGGACTGGAACAGCGGCGACATCAGCTTCACCGGCGGCGTTCGTGGTGCTGTCGAGAGCGGGGAGCGGACCGTGTACGTCGGGAATGCGAAGGTGCTCGACGGCGACAAGTACTTGCTGCCGTGGGACAACAACAAGAAGCTGTACCACTACAACCCGACCGGCGGCCACACCACCTGGAAGATCCCCGCGGCCTTCGCCGGCACCCGCTCCTTCTCCGTCTACAAGCTGACCGACACCGGCCGGGTCAAGGTCGCCACCGCGCCCGTCCGCAACGGCAGCATCAGCCTCGATGCCAAGGCCGGCCAGCCGTACGTCGTCTACCCGGACACGGCGCCGACACCGCGGCCCGCGAACTGGGGCGAGAGCTCGCACGTCAAGGACCCCGGCTTCAACGCCGGCAACCTCGCGGCCTGGAACGCCACCGGCAACGCGACGATCAGCACCCTCGAGAACGGCCAGCACGTCGCCGAACTCGGTACGAAGTCGTCGGCGATCCGGCAGCAGCTCACCGGCCTGACCCGCGGTCGCACGTACAGCGCGTCCGCCTGGATCGAGGTCGAACCGGGCAAGTCCCGCCCGACCACGGTGACCGTCGACGGCGTCCGCAACCAGGTCACCAGATCGACTGCGCAGAACATGGTTGCTGCCGACGACAAACACGAGGCGTACTACCAACGCGCTCGAGTCGTGTTCCAGGCCAAGGGAAGCACCGCTGACCTGTCCATCGGGGCTGCTGCGGGTGCGGCGCAAGTTCGACTCGACGATGTGCGGGTGGTCGAGACGACCAGGCCAGCGGCCGGGCTCGTCGACGACTTCGAGCACGTGGACCAAGGTTGGGGGCCGTTCGTGAAGGGCGATGCCGGTGGCGTCACCGACCCGCGGACAGTGCTCGTTCCCAAGCACGCGCCGTACACGCAGGCGGGCTGGAACGGGAAGCTGGTCGACGATGTCCTCGACGGCAACTGGTCGCTCAAATCGCACGAGGAGAACCAAGGTCTGGTCTACCGGACCGCGCCGTGGACGGTGAACTTCCAGCCGGGCCACAAGTACAAGGTCAGCTTCGACTACGAGAGCGGCCGCGCCGGTCAGTACGCGTGGGTCCAGGGTGTCGACCGGCCGGCGTCCGTCGAGGTCAAGGCGACGCCGATCGGCGAGCAGCGCACGAAGGCGACGTTCGACCAGGAGTTCGTGGCCGGTTGCGGCGGTGACTACTGGGTCGGACTGCGCAAGCTCACCGATGGCGGCGACCAGAGCGACTTCATCATGGACAACTTCGCCGTGACCGATCTCGGTACGACGTCGCAGCCGGCGGACTGCACTTCGGTGGCGGTGTCGGGCGTGACCGGGCTTGTCTCCGGTGAAGCGAACACCGTGACCACCACGTTCACCAACAACGATGTGGTGGCCGCCAGCAACATCACGTTGGGCCTGACCGCACCGGACGGCTGGACCGTCACCGCGACCACGCCGGCTACCCACGCGACCGTTGCCGCAGGCACCAGTGTGACGACTACCTGGGACGTCACTCCCCCGGCCGGTACGCCGGAGGGCAAGTATCCGCTGACGGCGACGGGTGGTCAGGCGACGGTCAGCGCGGAGGCCACCGTGCTCCCGCCGGGGACCGTTCCGCAGTCCCGGATCAAGGTGGCCGACGTGAGCAGTGAGGATGTCGCCACGGGTGGCGCCGCGACCTCGGCGCTGGACGGAAACCCCAGCACCCTTTGGCATTCCGCCTGGTCCGAGGTCAGTACGCCGGCCGGGTACCCGCATCACATGACGCTCGACCTCGGGTCGACGTACCAGGTGAACGGGTTCGGCTACCTGCCGCGGCAGAGTGGCACGAACGGGATGTTCAAGGGGTACGAGATCTACGTCAGCGCGGACGGTCAGGACTGGGGTACACCGGTTGCTTCCGGGCAGTTCCCGAACTCCACCGCCGTACAGCGGGTCGACTTCACCGCCAAGCCGGGTCGTTTCGTGAAGTTCGTCGGGACCAGCTCGCTCAACGGCGCGGTCTTCGGCTCGGCCGCCGAGTTCAACGTCTACGGCACGCACTAA
- the fahA gene encoding fumarylacetoacetase, which yields MTWIEIPDGSPFGPENLPLGVFRHGDEEPRVGAAIGDQIIDLAPVASVQMLDGAQLFAEPTLNAFLALGRPAWRATRNWLLDLVRNENDRDAVEPHLIPQSAVTMQLPFEVGDYVDFYASEQHASNLGRLFRPDSEPLLPNWKHLPVGYHGRAGTIVASGTDIVRPSGQRKAPDAAAPTFGPSQRLDIEVELGYVVGTPSTLGKPVSVEDFAEHVYGVVVVNDWSARDLQAWEYVPLGPFLGKSFATSISPWVISLDALAASAVPLAPQNPPVLPYLAGENLVNYDITFEVYLNGHLVSSPPYRDIYWSPAQMLAHMTVNGASVRTGDFYASGTVSGPAKDQRGSFIELSWGGREPLIVDGKEHTFLEDGDEVTITAWAQAADGTRLGLGEVSGKIIPG from the coding sequence ATGACCTGGATCGAAATCCCGGACGGTTCGCCGTTCGGGCCGGAGAACCTGCCGCTCGGTGTGTTCCGGCACGGCGACGAGGAGCCGCGGGTGGGTGCGGCGATCGGCGACCAGATCATCGACCTCGCGCCGGTCGCGTCCGTGCAGATGCTGGACGGCGCACAGTTGTTCGCCGAGCCGACGCTGAACGCCTTCCTCGCGCTCGGCCGCCCGGCCTGGCGCGCGACCCGGAACTGGCTGCTCGACCTGGTCCGCAACGAGAACGACCGGGACGCCGTCGAGCCGCACCTGATCCCGCAGTCCGCGGTGACGATGCAACTGCCGTTCGAGGTCGGCGACTACGTCGACTTCTACGCCTCCGAACAGCACGCGTCGAACCTCGGCCGGCTGTTCCGCCCGGACTCCGAGCCACTGCTGCCGAACTGGAAGCACCTGCCCGTCGGCTACCACGGCCGGGCCGGCACCATCGTTGCCAGCGGCACCGACATCGTCCGCCCTTCCGGCCAGCGCAAGGCCCCGGACGCCGCGGCACCGACCTTCGGCCCGTCCCAGCGGCTCGACATCGAGGTCGAGCTCGGCTACGTCGTCGGTACGCCGTCAACGCTTGGAAAGCCTGTTTCCGTTGAGGATTTCGCGGAGCACGTATACGGCGTGGTCGTCGTCAACGACTGGTCGGCGCGCGACCTGCAGGCGTGGGAGTACGTGCCGCTCGGCCCGTTCCTCGGCAAGTCCTTCGCCACGTCGATCTCCCCCTGGGTCATCTCCCTGGATGCCCTGGCCGCCTCGGCCGTCCCCCTCGCACCTCAGAACCCACCGGTCCTCCCCTACCTCGCCGGCGAGAACCTCGTGAACTACGACATCACCTTCGAGGTCTATCTCAACGGCCACCTCGTCAGTAGTCCGCCGTACCGCGACATCTACTGGTCGCCCGCGCAGATGCTCGCCCACATGACCGTCAACGGCGCCAGTGTCCGCACCGGCGACTTCTACGCGTCCGGGACCGTCAGCGGGCCGGCCAAGGACCAGCGCGGCTCGTTCATCGAGCTGAGCTGGGGAGGTCGCGAGCCGCTGATCGTCGACGGGAAGGAACACACGTTCCTCGAGGACGGCGACGAGGTCACGATCACGGCTTGGGCACAGGCGGCCGACGGCACCCGCCTCGGCCTCGGCGAGGTCAGCGGAAAGATCATTCCTGGCTGA
- a CDS encoding homogentisate 1,2-dioxygenase — MAFYRQVGEVPPKRHTQFRKPDGGLYYEELMGEEGFSSDSSLLYHAGVPSAIVDSQVWDLPDLATVANHPLTPRHLKLHDLFTDTSKSNAVEDRRLVLGNGDVRISYVVAEQPSPYYRNAIGDECVYVEKGSATVETVFGVLNAVQGDYVIIPRATTHRWLPGPEGVHAYAIEGNSHIAPPKRYLSRYGQFLEHSPYCERDLHPTTEPLVVEGTDVEVLVKHRGNGAGGIVGSRMTYATHPFDVVGWDGCLYPYTFNVSDFEPITGRVHQPPPVHQVFEGYNFVVCNFVPRKVDYHPLSVPVPYYHSNVDSDEVMFYCGGDYEARKGSGIGLGSISLHPGGYAHGPQPSAIEASLGAERFEELAVMVDTFRPLELGEGGQAVDDGIYAWTWAGRRKG, encoded by the coding sequence ATGGCGTTCTACCGGCAGGTCGGGGAAGTTCCACCGAAGCGGCACACGCAGTTCCGGAAACCGGACGGCGGGCTGTACTACGAGGAGCTGATGGGGGAGGAGGGGTTCTCATCGGATTCGTCGTTGCTGTACCACGCCGGCGTACCGTCCGCGATCGTCGATTCCCAGGTGTGGGACCTGCCGGATCTCGCCACCGTCGCGAACCACCCGCTCACGCCGCGGCACCTGAAGCTGCACGACCTGTTCACCGACACGTCGAAGTCGAACGCCGTCGAGGACCGGCGGCTCGTGCTAGGCAACGGTGACGTCCGGATCTCGTACGTCGTGGCCGAGCAGCCGTCGCCGTACTACCGGAACGCGATCGGCGACGAGTGCGTGTACGTCGAGAAGGGCTCGGCGACCGTGGAGACCGTGTTCGGCGTACTGAACGCGGTCCAGGGCGACTACGTGATCATCCCGCGCGCGACCACGCACCGCTGGCTGCCCGGGCCGGAGGGCGTGCACGCGTACGCGATCGAGGGCAACTCGCACATCGCGCCGCCGAAGCGCTACCTGTCCCGGTACGGGCAGTTCCTCGAGCACTCGCCGTACTGCGAACGCGACCTGCACCCGACCACCGAGCCGCTCGTGGTGGAGGGGACCGATGTCGAGGTGCTGGTGAAGCATCGCGGGAACGGCGCCGGCGGGATCGTCGGCAGCCGGATGACGTACGCGACGCACCCGTTCGACGTCGTCGGGTGGGACGGCTGCCTCTACCCGTACACGTTCAACGTGAGCGACTTCGAGCCGATCACCGGGCGGGTGCACCAGCCGCCGCCCGTGCACCAGGTGTTCGAGGGGTACAACTTCGTGGTCTGCAACTTCGTACCGCGGAAGGTCGACTACCACCCGTTGTCGGTGCCGGTGCCGTACTACCACTCGAACGTCGACTCCGACGAGGTGATGTTCTACTGCGGCGGCGACTACGAGGCGCGGAAGGGCTCCGGGATCGGGCTCGGGTCGATCTCGCTGCACCCCGGCGGGTACGCCCACGGCCCGCAGCCGTCGGCGATCGAGGCCTCGCTGGGCGCCGAGCGCTTCGAGGAACTGGCCGTCATGGTCGACACCTTCCGCCCCCTCGAACTCGGCGAGGGCGGTCAAGCCGTTGACGACGGCATCTACGCCTGGACCTGGGCGGGTCGCCGCAAGGGCTGA
- a CDS encoding polysaccharide deacetylase family protein, which yields MTKPPGKLLPLVAALLCGAVLAQAATPPDHPVTSAAPPVSPTSGKGLLGTPVTSKRGEPSSTKQPTQPAKHQVAKPPADDWNLAAHGKVLYLTFDDGPQHEWTPKVLQLLRKHKAHATFFVLGIQVAQYPELIAAERAAGHTVGNHTWDHKTLTLLPDAKVRQEIATGVKSKCLRPPTGATNAKIQAIAAAYHQRQVLWDVDTKDWEKPGAASIEHAIMAGARPGAIILMHDGGGNRSQTVAALDRALTKLTKQGYTYRSLPC from the coding sequence ATGACCAAGCCGCCCGGCAAGCTGTTGCCGTTGGTCGCCGCCCTCCTTTGCGGTGCCGTCCTCGCCCAAGCCGCCACGCCGCCCGACCACCCCGTCACCTCCGCTGCTCCGCCCGTTTCCCCGACGTCCGGCAAGGGACTTCTGGGTACGCCGGTCACGTCCAAGCGCGGCGAACCGTCGTCGACCAAGCAACCCACGCAGCCCGCCAAGCACCAGGTCGCCAAGCCGCCCGCCGACGACTGGAACCTGGCCGCGCACGGGAAGGTCCTCTACCTGACCTTCGACGACGGTCCCCAGCACGAGTGGACCCCGAAGGTCCTGCAGCTCCTGCGTAAGCACAAGGCGCACGCGACGTTCTTCGTCCTCGGGATCCAGGTCGCGCAGTACCCGGAACTGATCGCCGCCGAGCGGGCCGCCGGGCACACCGTCGGCAACCACACCTGGGACCACAAGACGCTGACCCTGCTGCCCGACGCGAAGGTGCGGCAGGAGATCGCGACAGGCGTGAAGTCGAAGTGCCTGCGGCCGCCGACCGGCGCTACGAACGCGAAGATCCAGGCGATCGCCGCGGCCTACCACCAGCGGCAGGTGCTCTGGGACGTCGACACGAAGGACTGGGAGAAGCCCGGCGCCGCCAGCATCGAGCACGCGATCATGGCCGGGGCTCGTCCCGGAGCGATCATCCTGATGCACGACGGCGGCGGCAACCGCTCCCAGACCGTCGCGGCGCTCGACCGAGCCCTGACCAAACTCACCAAGCAGGGCTACACGTACCGCTCGCTGCCCTGCTAA
- a CDS encoding bifunctional metallophosphatase/5'-nucleotidase: MTRRTVIGGAAALAAAGFQAVPAYAGGDHGRPGKTVRLTVMGTTDLHGNVFNWDYFKNTEYDDSAHNDIGLAKISTLVSAVRDRIAADRRAPRPLLLDAGDTIQGTPLSYYFAKIEPITGGHTHPMAAAMNRIGYDAAALGNHEFNYGLDILRKFQRQLRFPLLGANAQDWTTGLPVFPPYTLKRVHVPGEKPITVGILGLTNPGIAIWDKANVENKLKFGGIVELAKIWAPRVRKAGADVVIASVHSGMDLSSSYGDALPYPENASVLMAETVPGIDAVLVGHAHLEIPERLVTNKASGEQVVLSEPLKWGMRLSLFDLDLQKVRGQWKVVGRHSQVLNANTVDADPDVVALLQKDHDKVVEYVNSKIGTCTEAMSAATAPWEDTAALDFVNFIQADAVSKALVGTPQASLPVLAIAAPFNRAAAIPAGDVSIRDVAGLYVFDNTLLAVTMSGAQIKEYLEFSAQYFQQVYGPGPFKSDQVTNAPTPTAPTGTPDYNYDIMGGLSKPLTYKIDIAKAAGARITDLAYDGVPVAADQQFVVAVNNYRQSGGGNFPHVKTAPVVYNRQVEIRQLMIDYVTATGEVNPNTFHTGDWSLTSNGAPITVTS; the protein is encoded by the coding sequence ATGACACGACGCACGGTGATCGGCGGCGCGGCGGCACTGGCCGCGGCCGGTTTCCAGGCGGTCCCGGCGTACGCCGGTGGCGACCACGGCAGGCCCGGGAAGACCGTCCGGCTGACCGTGATGGGCACGACCGACCTGCACGGCAACGTGTTCAACTGGGACTACTTCAAGAACACCGAGTACGACGACAGCGCGCACAACGACATCGGCCTGGCCAAGATCTCCACGCTGGTCAGCGCGGTCCGGGACCGGATCGCCGCGGACCGGCGCGCGCCGCGCCCGCTCCTGCTGGACGCGGGCGACACCATCCAGGGCACGCCGCTGTCGTACTACTTCGCGAAGATCGAGCCCATCACGGGCGGTCACACGCATCCGATGGCGGCCGCGATGAACCGGATCGGGTACGACGCCGCCGCGCTCGGCAACCACGAGTTCAACTACGGCCTCGACATCCTGCGCAAGTTCCAGCGGCAGCTGCGGTTCCCGCTGCTCGGCGCGAACGCCCAGGACTGGACCACGGGCCTGCCGGTGTTCCCGCCGTACACGCTGAAGCGGGTGCACGTGCCGGGGGAGAAGCCGATCACGGTCGGCATCCTCGGCCTGACCAACCCGGGGATCGCGATCTGGGACAAGGCGAACGTCGAGAACAAGCTGAAGTTCGGCGGCATCGTCGAGCTCGCGAAGATCTGGGCGCCGCGGGTCCGCAAGGCCGGCGCCGACGTCGTGATCGCCTCCGTGCACTCGGGGATGGACCTGTCCTCGTCGTACGGCGACGCGCTGCCGTACCCGGAGAACGCGTCGGTGCTGATGGCCGAGACCGTCCCGGGCATCGACGCCGTCCTGGTCGGCCACGCGCACCTGGAGATCCCCGAGCGGCTCGTCACGAACAAGGCCAGCGGCGAGCAGGTGGTGCTCAGCGAGCCGCTGAAGTGGGGTATGCGGCTGTCGCTGTTCGACCTCGACCTGCAGAAGGTCCGCGGGCAGTGGAAGGTCGTCGGCCGGCACAGTCAGGTGCTGAACGCGAACACCGTCGACGCCGACCCGGACGTCGTGGCGCTGCTGCAGAAGGACCACGACAAGGTCGTCGAGTACGTGAACTCGAAGATCGGCACCTGCACGGAGGCGATGTCCGCGGCGACCGCGCCTTGGGAGGACACTGCCGCGCTGGACTTCGTCAACTTCATCCAGGCCGACGCGGTCTCCAAGGCCCTGGTCGGTACGCCGCAGGCGTCGCTGCCGGTGCTCGCGATCGCGGCGCCGTTCAACCGGGCTGCCGCCATCCCGGCCGGCGATGTCTCGATCCGCGACGTCGCCGGGCTCTACGTCTTCGACAACACGCTGCTCGCGGTGACGATGAGCGGTGCGCAGATCAAGGAGTACCTCGAGTTCTCCGCGCAGTACTTCCAGCAGGTCTACGGGCCGGGGCCCTTTAAATCCGACCAGGTCACCAACGCGCCGACCCCGACCGCGCCGACCGGTACTCCGGACTACAACTACGACATCATGGGCGGTCTATCGAAGCCCCTGACCTACAAGATCGACATCGCCAAGGCGGCCGGAGCGCGCATCACGGACCTGGCGTACGACGGCGTACCGGTGGCCGCCGACCAGCAGTTCGTTGTCGCGGTCAACAACTACCGCCAGTCCGGCGGCGGCAACTTCCCGCATGTCAAGACCGCTCCGGTCGTCTACAACCGCCAGGTCGAGATCCGCCAGCTGATGATCGACTACGTCACCGCCACCGGCGAGGTCAACCCGAACACCTTCCACACCGGCGACTGGTCCCTGACCTCCAACGGGGCGCCGATCACCGTCACCAGCTGA